From Pseudomonas hefeiensis, one genomic window encodes:
- a CDS encoding AraC family transcriptional regulator: protein MSPLDHAHVPLDTYLEQQRAELASIITRNTSEDGSYATAIDSLNLSRHSQAHQFAPVLARPALCIMAQGSKQVRLADELFNYDPLHYLVVSVSMPLSGCIASVSPDQPILALRLDIDPAEITALIADAGPLGVPTRPTGRGLYVERLDTPMLDAVLRLARLLDSPKDIAMLAPLVRREILYRLLRSPQGYRLYEIAITNSQSHRISQAIKWLNGHFEQPLRIDDLAREVNLSVSTLHHRFKAMTAMSPLQYQKQLRLQEARRLMLAEGLEASAAGYRVGYESPSQFSREYSRLFGAPPLRDLARLQLTV from the coding sequence ATGTCGCCGCTTGACCACGCCCACGTCCCGCTGGACACGTATCTGGAACAACAGCGCGCCGAACTGGCGTCGATCATCACCCGCAATACCAGTGAAGACGGCAGCTACGCCACGGCCATCGACTCGCTGAATCTGTCGCGCCACAGCCAAGCCCATCAATTCGCACCGGTGCTGGCGCGACCGGCGCTGTGCATCATGGCCCAGGGCAGCAAACAGGTGCGCCTGGCGGATGAGTTGTTCAACTACGACCCGCTCCATTACCTGGTGGTCTCGGTCTCGATGCCTCTGAGTGGTTGCATCGCCAGCGTTTCGCCTGACCAGCCGATCCTGGCCCTGCGCCTGGACATCGATCCGGCGGAAATCACCGCACTGATCGCCGACGCGGGCCCCCTGGGCGTACCCACGCGCCCCACCGGTCGCGGCCTGTATGTAGAACGGCTGGACACGCCGATGCTCGACGCCGTGTTGCGCCTGGCGCGGTTGCTGGACAGCCCGAAAGATATCGCCATGCTCGCGCCCCTGGTGCGCCGGGAGATTCTGTACCGTCTGCTGCGCAGCCCCCAGGGCTATCGGCTGTACGAGATCGCCATCACCAACAGCCAGAGCCATCGCATCAGTCAGGCGATCAAATGGCTCAACGGCCATTTCGAGCAACCGTTGCGCATCGATGACCTGGCCCGGGAAGTGAACCTCAGCGTCTCGACCCTGCATCACCGCTTCAAGGCCATGACGGCCATGAGCCCGCTGCAATACCAGAAGCAACTGCGCCTTCAGGAAGCCCGGCGACTGATGCTGGCCGAAGGGCTGGAAGCCTCGGCGGCGGGGTATCGGGTGGGGTATGAAAGCCCTTCGCAGTTCAGCCGCGAGTACAGCCGCCTGTTCGGCGCGCCGCCGCTGCGGGATCTGGCGCGGTTGCAGTTGACGGTTTGA
- a CDS encoding putative quinol monooxygenase has protein sequence MSTQIPVSHMAFVRARSGCSKPLGARLSTLIAPSRQAPGCLHFALQQSQCDADLWLVSGLWVNQQAMDAYFNSPAMAIFAELVQDLVVSSLDFHTFREVSAAQATEGCLAKVHKLAG, from the coding sequence ATGTCTACACAGATCCCCGTCAGTCATATGGCCTTTGTGCGGGCCCGTTCCGGTTGCTCCAAGCCATTGGGGGCACGCCTGAGTACCCTGATCGCGCCTTCGCGCCAGGCTCCCGGATGCCTGCATTTTGCCTTGCAGCAATCGCAATGCGACGCCGATCTGTGGCTGGTGTCCGGGCTGTGGGTCAATCAACAGGCGATGGATGCTTATTTCAACTCACCGGCCATGGCGATCTTCGCTGAACTGGTGCAGGACCTGGTGGTAAGCAGCCTGGATTTCCACACCTTCAGGGAAGTGTCCGCTGCCCAGGCGACCGAAGGGTGCCTGGCGAAGGTACACAAACTGGCGGGTTGA
- a CDS encoding flavin reductase family protein, with translation MPDDIHYYEPAQGHGLPHDPFNAIVGPRPIGWISSQDAEGHLNLAPYSFFNAFNYIPPIIGFCSVGRKDSLNNIEQTGEFAWNLATRPLAEQMNQSCAMVAPQVNEFELAGLTPAPSRVIQVPRVAQSPVSFECKVTQIIQLQRADKALVPSWLILGEVVAVHIAKWLLKDGVYDTAAAEPILRGGGPADYFQLGPEALFKMHRPQ, from the coding sequence ATGCCCGACGACATCCACTACTACGAACCCGCCCAGGGCCACGGCCTGCCGCACGACCCGTTCAATGCCATCGTCGGCCCGCGCCCCATCGGCTGGATTTCCTCCCAGGACGCCGAAGGTCACCTGAACCTGGCGCCCTACAGTTTTTTCAACGCCTTCAACTACATTCCGCCAATCATCGGGTTCTGCAGCGTCGGGCGCAAAGACAGCCTGAACAACATCGAACAGACCGGCGAATTCGCCTGGAACCTTGCGACACGCCCGTTGGCCGAGCAGATGAACCAGAGCTGCGCCATGGTCGCACCACAGGTCAATGAATTCGAACTGGCCGGTTTGACGCCAGCGCCATCACGGGTGATCCAGGTGCCACGCGTGGCGCAAAGCCCGGTGTCCTTCGAATGCAAGGTCACCCAGATCATCCAGTTGCAGCGCGCGGACAAGGCATTGGTGCCCAGTTGGCTGATCCTCGGCGAAGTGGTCGCCGTGCATATCGCCAAATGGCTGTTGAAGGATGGGGTGTACGACACCGCCGCCGCCGAGCCGATTTTGCGCGGCGGCGGACCGGCGGATTATTTCCAGCTGGGCCCTGAGGCGCTATTCAAGATGCACCGTCCTCAATAG
- a CDS encoding heme utilization protein gives MKTKLILALTLSVLAANTFAADGFDRTQSAIAADGYDRTGAATVAADGFDRTGSNTVAEDGFDRTGSNTVAEDGFDRTGSNTVAEDGFDRTNSNTVAEDGFDRTGSNTVAEDGFDRTGSNTVAEDGFDRTGSNTVAEDGFDRTNTASLS, from the coding sequence ATGAAAACCAAACTGATCCTCGCCCTGACCCTGTCCGTACTGGCTGCCAACACCTTCGCCGCCGATGGCTTCGACCGCACCCAGTCGGCCATTGCCGCTGATGGCTACGACCGCACCGGCGCTGCCACGGTTGCCGCTGACGGCTTTGATCGCACCGGCTCGAACACTGTCGCTGAAGACGGCTTTGACCGCACCGGCTCGAACACTGTCGCTGAAGACGGCTTTGACCGCACCGGCTCGAACACTGTCGCTGAAGACGGCTTTGATCGCACCAACTCGAACACTGTCGCTGAAGACGGCTTTGACCGCACCGGCTCGAACACTGTCGCTGAAGACGGCTTTGACCGCACCGGCTCGAACACTGTCGCTGAAGACGGCTTCGACCGCACCGGCTCGAACACTGTCGCTGAAGACGGCTTTGATCGCACCAACACTGCCTCTCTCAGCTAA
- a CDS encoding MFS transporter translates to MDNSNALPLGSAAAPARERTTASRIKSIFSGSVGNMVEWYDWYVYAAFSLYFAKVFFPAGSSTAQLMKTAAIFAVGFLMRPIGGWLMGLYADRAGRKAALMASVYLMCFGSLIIALSPGYETIGVGAPILLVVARLLQGLSVGGEYGTSATYLSEMATKERRGFFSSFQYVTLISGQLIALGVLIVLQRFLTTEELYAWGWRIPFAIGALCAIVALYLRRGMEETESFTKKEKAKESAMRTLMRHPKELMTVVGLTMGGTLAFYTYTTYMQKYLVNTVGMSISDSTTISAATLFLFMCLQPVIGSLSDKVGRRPILIAFGILGTLFTVPILTTLHTVQTWWGAFFLIMAALIIVSGYTSINAVVKAELFPTEIRALGVGLPYALTVSIFGGTAEYIALWFKSIGMETGYYWYVTACIAVSLLVYITMKDTRKHSRILTD, encoded by the coding sequence ATGGATAACTCCAACGCCCTTCCCCTCGGGTCGGCTGCCGCGCCCGCCCGTGAAAGAACCACCGCCAGCCGGATCAAATCGATTTTCAGCGGTTCGGTCGGCAACATGGTCGAGTGGTATGACTGGTACGTCTACGCCGCCTTCTCGTTGTACTTTGCCAAAGTATTTTTCCCGGCCGGCTCCTCGACGGCGCAACTGATGAAAACCGCCGCGATCTTCGCCGTGGGCTTTTTGATGCGCCCGATCGGTGGCTGGCTGATGGGCCTGTATGCTGATCGCGCCGGCCGTAAGGCAGCGCTGATGGCCTCGGTGTACCTGATGTGCTTCGGTTCGCTGATCATCGCCCTGAGCCCCGGCTATGAAACCATTGGCGTCGGTGCGCCAATCCTGCTGGTAGTCGCCCGTTTGCTTCAGGGCCTGTCGGTGGGCGGTGAATACGGCACCTCGGCAACCTATCTAAGCGAGATGGCCACCAAGGAGCGTCGCGGCTTCTTCTCCAGCTTCCAATACGTGACCCTGATCTCCGGCCAGCTCATCGCCCTCGGGGTGCTGATCGTGTTGCAACGCTTCCTGACCACCGAAGAGCTGTATGCCTGGGGCTGGCGCATTCCGTTCGCCATCGGCGCGTTGTGCGCGATAGTGGCGTTGTACCTGCGTCGCGGCATGGAAGAAACCGAGTCGTTCACTAAAAAGGAAAAAGCCAAGGAAAGCGCCATGCGCACCTTGATGCGCCATCCAAAAGAGTTGATGACCGTGGTCGGCCTGACCATGGGCGGCACCCTGGCGTTCTACACCTACACCACCTACATGCAGAAATACCTGGTGAACACTGTCGGCATGAGCATTTCCGACTCCACCACCATTTCCGCCGCCACACTGTTCCTGTTCATGTGCCTGCAACCGGTGATCGGCAGTTTGTCGGACAAGGTTGGTCGGCGGCCAATTCTGATCGCCTTCGGCATCCTGGGGACGTTGTTCACCGTACCGATCCTGACCACCCTGCACACCGTCCAGACCTGGTGGGGTGCGTTCTTCCTGATCATGGCCGCGCTGATCATCGTCAGCGGCTACACCTCGATCAACGCCGTGGTGAAAGCCGAACTGTTCCCCACCGAAATCCGCGCCCTGGGCGTCGGCCTGCCATACGCCTTGACCGTATCGATCTTCGGCGGCACCGCTGAGTACATCGCTCTGTGGTTCAAGAGCATCGGCATGGAAACCGGCTACTACTGGTACGTGACGGCGTGCATCGCCGTGTCGCTGTTGGTCTACATCACCATGAAAGACACCCGCAAGCATTCGCGGATCTTGACCGACTGA
- a CDS encoding sigma-54-dependent transcriptional regulator encodes MLSLCTLKKVIVVDDEASIRSAVEQWLSLSGFDVQLFSRAEECLAQLPGNFPGVILSDVRMPGLSGLELLAEVRRRDPDLPVILLTGHGDVPMAVEAMRDGAYDFLEKPFTPETLLGSLRRALDKRTLVLENRRLHERADVKDKLDGTLLGVSRALQNLRRQVLDLATLPVNVLIRGETGSGKELVARCLHDFGPRANKPFVALNCAAIPEPLFEAELFGHESGAFTGAQGKRIGKLEYAHGGTLFLDEIESMPLAQQVKLLRVLQEQKLERLGSNQSIHVDLRIIAATKPDLLDEARAGRFREDLAYRLNIAELRLPPLRERREDIPLLFEHFTHNAAERLGRPAVPLSGAQLSHLLGHDWPGNVRELANVAERHLLGLDQPRVLDTEPGQSLAARQEAFEAQCLRAALTRHKGDVKAVLEELQLPRRTFNEKMQRHGLSREMFL; translated from the coding sequence ATGCTTAGCCTTTGCACACTGAAAAAAGTAATCGTCGTCGATGACGAGGCGAGCATTCGCAGCGCCGTCGAGCAATGGCTGAGCCTGTCGGGTTTTGACGTGCAGTTGTTCAGTCGCGCCGAAGAGTGCCTGGCGCAATTGCCGGGGAATTTCCCGGGGGTGATTCTCAGCGATGTGCGCATGCCCGGGCTCAGCGGCCTGGAGCTGCTGGCCGAAGTGCGCCGACGCGACCCGGACCTGCCGGTGATCCTGCTGACCGGCCACGGTGATGTGCCGATGGCCGTGGAAGCCATGCGCGACGGCGCCTACGATTTCCTGGAAAAACCCTTCACGCCCGAAACCCTGCTCGGCAGCCTGCGCCGGGCGTTGGACAAGCGCACGCTGGTGTTGGAGAACCGTCGCCTGCACGAGCGGGCCGACGTCAAAGACAAGCTTGATGGGACACTGCTTGGGGTTTCACGGGCGCTGCAAAACCTGCGTCGCCAAGTGCTGGACCTGGCGACACTGCCGGTCAACGTGTTGATCCGTGGCGAAACCGGCAGCGGCAAGGAGCTGGTCGCCCGTTGCCTGCACGACTTCGGTCCCAGGGCGAACAAACCCTTCGTGGCATTGAACTGTGCGGCCATCCCCGAACCGCTGTTCGAGGCCGAACTGTTCGGCCATGAAAGCGGCGCTTTCACTGGCGCCCAGGGCAAGCGCATCGGCAAGCTCGAATACGCCCACGGCGGCACGCTGTTTCTCGATGAAATCGAGAGCATGCCCCTGGCCCAACAGGTCAAGTTGCTGCGGGTGTTGCAGGAACAAAAGCTCGAACGCCTGGGGTCCAACCAGAGCATCCATGTGGACCTGCGCATCATCGCCGCCACCAAGCCTGACTTGCTCGACGAAGCCCGCGCCGGACGTTTTCGCGAAGACCTGGCCTATCGCCTGAACATCGCCGAGCTGCGCCTGCCGCCGTTGCGTGAACGGCGCGAAGACATTCCATTGTTGTTCGAACACTTCACCCACAACGCCGCCGAACGCCTGGGCCGCCCCGCCGTGCCCTTGAGCGGTGCGCAATTGAGTCATTTACTCGGCCACGACTGGCCGGGCAACGTGCGTGAACTGGCCAACGTCGCCGAGCGTCACCTGCTGGGACTGGATCAACCCCGCGTCCTGGACACGGAGCCTGGCCAGTCCCTCGCGGCCCGACAGGAAGCTTTCGAAGCTCAATGCCTGCGCGCCGCCCTGACGCGGCACAAGGGCGATGTGAAAGCGGTGCTCGAGGAGTTGCAACTACCGCGTCGCACCTTCAATGAAAAGATGCAGCGACATGGGTTGAGTCGGGAGATGTTCCTCTAG
- a CDS encoding sensor histidine kinase: protein MPAIPRPLRLSLYTLLILAGAIVAATLAMRHAERQALEEDASRANQQLALYANSLHTLIERYRALPAVLALDPELRSALKGPVSTTQQDALNRKLEQINGAAKSSTLELLDHTGLAVAASNWRLPSSYVGHNYGFRPYFLQTRTQGTGRFYAVGVTSGIPGYFLSSAVTDDDGEFLGAMVVKLEFPELEREWRQGSDTLLVSDARGIIFIANREGWRYRHLQPLTDSDRAELKATRQYDKQPLQPLAVEPLRRFDDNSHLARVTAPDGPADYLWESLPLSTEGWTLHLLRRPQIAFEDSRNAALAAAGLWLALVFLLLFLNQRWRLAKLRQRSREELERLVEERTRDLRTAQDGLVQSAKLAALGQMSAALAHEINQPLTTQRMQLATLRLLLDHGRVDDAYKAIKPLDDMLTRMAALTGHLKTFARKSPSGLRERLDLAAVVDQALQLLDTRLRDEQVSTVLHLSRPAWVRGDAIRLEQVLINLLGNALDAMAGQPLKRLQVRLEADDQLWRLTVSDSGTGIAEEHLNQVFDPFFTTKAVGDGLGLGLAVSFAIIHESGGRLTADNHENGAQFCVTLPIDQEAQLHA from the coding sequence ATGCCGGCAATACCTCGTCCCTTGCGTCTGTCGTTGTACACCTTGCTAATCCTCGCTGGCGCCATCGTTGCCGCCACCCTGGCCATGCGTCACGCCGAACGCCAAGCCCTGGAGGAGGATGCCAGCCGGGCGAACCAACAATTGGCGTTGTACGCCAATTCCCTGCATACCCTGATCGAACGCTACCGCGCCCTGCCCGCCGTGCTGGCGCTGGACCCGGAGTTGCGCTCGGCCCTCAAGGGGCCGGTCAGCACAACGCAACAGGACGCGCTGAATCGAAAGCTGGAACAGATCAACGGCGCCGCAAAATCTTCCACATTGGAGTTGCTCGACCACACCGGCCTGGCCGTCGCGGCCAGCAACTGGCGCCTGCCCAGCAGTTATGTCGGGCACAATTACGGCTTTCGGCCGTATTTCCTCCAGACCCGAACCCAGGGCACCGGGCGTTTTTATGCGGTGGGTGTGACCAGTGGCATTCCGGGCTACTTCCTGTCCAGCGCAGTAACCGACGACGACGGTGAGTTCCTGGGCGCCATGGTGGTCAAGCTGGAGTTTCCTGAACTGGAACGCGAATGGCGCCAGGGCAGCGACACCTTGCTGGTCAGCGATGCACGGGGCATCATTTTCATCGCCAACCGAGAGGGCTGGCGTTATCGCCACTTGCAACCCTTGACCGATAGCGATCGCGCCGAGCTCAAGGCCACTCGCCAATACGACAAGCAGCCGCTGCAACCCTTGGCCGTTGAGCCGCTGCGACGCTTTGACGACAACAGTCATCTGGCCCGGGTCACGGCCCCCGATGGGCCCGCGGATTACCTGTGGGAGTCCTTGCCGTTGAGCACCGAAGGCTGGACGCTGCACTTGCTGCGGCGGCCGCAGATCGCCTTTGAAGACAGTCGCAACGCCGCGCTCGCCGCCGCCGGATTGTGGCTGGCCCTGGTGTTCCTGCTGCTGTTTCTCAACCAGCGCTGGCGCCTGGCGAAGCTGCGCCAGCGCAGTCGTGAAGAGCTCGAACGGCTGGTGGAGGAACGCACCCGGGATTTGCGCACCGCTCAGGACGGCCTGGTGCAATCAGCCAAACTCGCGGCCCTGGGGCAGATGTCGGCGGCCCTGGCCCATGAAATCAACCAACCGCTGACGACCCAGCGCATGCAACTGGCTACCCTGCGCCTGCTCCTGGATCACGGCCGGGTCGATGATGCCTACAAGGCCATCAAGCCCCTGGACGACATGCTGACCCGCATGGCCGCCCTCACCGGCCACCTGAAAACCTTCGCCCGCAAAAGCCCCAGCGGCCTGCGCGAACGGCTGGATCTGGCGGCGGTAGTAGACCAGGCACTGCAACTGCTGGACACGCGTCTGCGGGACGAACAGGTCAGCACGGTGCTGCACCTGAGCCGCCCGGCGTGGGTACGGGGCGATGCAATCCGTCTCGAACAGGTGCTGATCAACCTGCTGGGCAACGCCCTCGACGCCATGGCGGGCCAGCCGCTCAAACGCCTGCAAGTGCGTCTGGAAGCCGATGACCAGTTGTGGCGCCTGACCGTCAGTGACAGCGGCACCGGGATCGCCGAGGAGCATTTGAACCAGGTGTTCGACCCGTTCTTCACCACCAAGGCGGTGGGCGATGGCCTGGGCCTGGGCCTGGCGGTTTCGTTTGCAATCATTCATGAATCGGGTGGACGACTGACGGCCGACAATCATGAAAACGGCGCGCAGTTCTGCGTGACCTTGCCGATCGATCAGGAGGCACAGTTGCATGCTTAG
- a CDS encoding RHS repeat-associated core domain-containing protein — translation MQWTEGEPEPAFDALFDAHGNQLYLQRGAQSLVWDARDQLSKVTLLKRDNGLPDDDETCLYSQGERVSKTHTTASTRHETRYLPGLEIRTSSHGEQLHVVTCALAHGSVRCLHWEAGQPSAIEADQLRYNLDDHLGSSSLELDRHGALISLEHYYPFGGTAWRAARSSLEVDYKTLRYSGKEMDTSGLYYYGARYYAPWLQRWVSADPAGDVDGLNLYGFVGNNPMTFTDDQGLIVETAAQRDARKAQSAAYWQQRSKRNRLNKEIRKFTDIMKLTSRRASEAQTQLASHRSTTAHIHSAAVRVAAHVGAQAISYGTGVAVGIATAAMGSVAGPPGMVLGAALGFATSKAVSIGLDYALERLSLSAAVNFKSRKLDPEKIVRKGEYKNMDFSHYAKAKARDLAHAVSAPSQKNVLKAGKEVTSTGTKIALKATGTVAASEVGAVVGAVLGTIEIIHEIGAASHELTEEKIARADTHINGMIEVLNAQMAHIDTLFAEAQLDAVNTYRPLSKIFGQSSGDTPQSLRREMEATIGRLRKTQSMLR, via the coding sequence GTGCAGTGGACCGAAGGCGAACCTGAACCGGCTTTCGACGCGCTGTTCGATGCCCATGGCAACCAGCTTTACCTGCAACGCGGCGCGCAGTCGCTGGTGTGGGACGCTCGCGACCAGCTCAGTAAAGTCACCTTGCTCAAACGCGACAACGGTTTGCCGGACGATGACGAAACCTGTCTTTACAGCCAGGGCGAACGGGTCAGCAAGACCCACACCACCGCCAGCACTCGCCACGAAACGCGATATTTGCCGGGCCTGGAAATCCGCACCAGCAGCCACGGCGAACAACTGCACGTGGTCACCTGTGCATTGGCCCATGGAAGCGTTCGTTGCCTGCATTGGGAAGCCGGCCAGCCAAGCGCCATTGAAGCCGACCAACTGCGCTACAACCTCGACGATCACTTGGGCTCCAGCTCCTTGGAACTGGACCGCCACGGTGCCTTGATCAGCCTTGAGCACTACTACCCCTTCGGTGGCACCGCCTGGCGCGCCGCCCGCTCCAGCCTTGAAGTCGACTACAAGACCCTTCGTTATTCAGGCAAGGAAATGGACACCAGCGGGTTGTATTACTACGGCGCGCGTTACTACGCCCCGTGGTTGCAGCGGTGGGTCAGCGCGGACCCGGCGGGGGATGTGGACGGGTTGAACCTGTATGGCTTTGTCGGCAATAACCCGATGACGTTTACCGACGACCAAGGGTTGATCGTCGAGACCGCGGCCCAGAGAGATGCGAGAAAGGCCCAGAGCGCTGCCTATTGGCAACAGCGGAGCAAACGTAACCGACTGAACAAGGAGATCAGAAAGTTCACGGACATCATGAAGCTGACTTCACGCAGAGCCAGCGAAGCGCAAACTCAACTGGCCAGCCATCGCTCGACAACAGCACACATCCACTCCGCGGCGGTCCGTGTCGCCGCCCATGTAGGTGCACAGGCGATCAGTTACGGAACGGGGGTGGCGGTTGGCATCGCCACCGCCGCAATGGGCAGCGTCGCAGGCCCTCCCGGCATGGTGCTGGGAGCCGCGTTGGGATTCGCGACCAGCAAAGCGGTAAGCATTGGTCTGGATTATGCGCTGGAGCGGTTGAGTCTCAGCGCAGCGGTCAACTTCAAGAGCCGGAAACTGGACCCTGAAAAAATCGTCAGGAAAGGCGAATACAAAAATATGGACTTTTCTCACTATGCCAAGGCAAAAGCCCGGGACCTGGCCCATGCAGTCAGCGCGCCGTCCCAAAAGAACGTCTTGAAAGCGGGAAAGGAAGTGACCAGCACGGGCACCAAAATAGCGCTGAAAGCGACAGGAACCGTGGCCGCCAGCGAAGTAGGAGCCGTGGTTGGCGCTGTTTTGGGAACCATCGAAATCATTCATGAAATTGGCGCTGCAAGTCATGAACTGACCGAGGAAAAAATCGCCCGGGCAGATACGCACATCAACGGCATGATTGAAGTGTTGAACGCACAGATGGCCCACATCGATACGCTGTTTGCCGAGGCACAACTTGACGCCGTCAATACCTACCGGCCGCTCAGCAAAATATTTGGCCAATCCAGTGGCGACACACCGCAAAGCCTGAGAAGGGAAATGGAGGCAACCATCGGTCGATTGAGGAAGACCCAGAGCATGCTCAGATAA
- a CDS encoding RHS repeat domain-containing protein produces MTSVHFHTPEVIAVDGRGLPVRQTMYLRSQASPLAAALISRQHHNLIGHLVEQWDPRLFGHAPKPNQANLYNLAGHALRSDSVDAGWRLELPGLAGETRQRWDQRANHWRIAYDLQLRPIALEENGQAEVDTFTYADATADADHNLRGQLFEQSDPSGTVHLDSYGLSGEPLRQVRRFTDAIPHICEQTLDALGTPVSQTDAAGHRRYLRLDIGGQLKQVDLQLKDQDTPQPILLDARYNAAGQIERQETANGVTSRWTYDPATDQLSTLKAGKSGQALLQNLAYLHDPMGNVLRIEDLTVAPLFFANQRIEGHRDFTYDSLYRLLSASGFEGAIPHLHPGLPEPVVPIDPGHRFNYTQLYDYDAGNNLTRLRQCSRRQQSHPDTAHRPSQQPRRAVDRRRT; encoded by the coding sequence ATGACTAGCGTCCACTTCCATACGCCAGAGGTCATTGCCGTCGATGGCCGGGGCCTGCCCGTGCGACAAACCATGTACTTGCGCAGCCAGGCCTCTCCCCTCGCCGCCGCATTGATATCCCGCCAGCACCACAATCTCATCGGCCACCTCGTTGAGCAGTGGGACCCTCGTCTTTTCGGCCATGCCCCCAAACCCAACCAGGCCAACCTCTATAACCTCGCAGGTCATGCGCTGCGTAGCGACAGCGTCGATGCCGGATGGCGCCTGGAATTACCGGGCCTGGCGGGTGAAACCCGGCAACGCTGGGATCAGCGCGCCAATCATTGGCGTATTGCCTATGACCTTCAACTGCGCCCGATCGCCCTGGAAGAAAACGGCCAAGCCGAGGTCGACACCTTCACCTACGCCGACGCCACGGCCGATGCTGATCACAACCTGCGCGGGCAGTTGTTTGAGCAGAGTGACCCCTCGGGCACTGTGCATCTGGACAGTTACGGGCTGTCAGGCGAACCGTTGCGCCAGGTACGCCGTTTTACCGACGCTATCCCCCACATCTGTGAGCAAACCCTCGACGCCCTTGGCACCCCCGTGAGCCAGACCGACGCCGCTGGCCACCGCCGTTACCTGCGCCTGGACATCGGCGGGCAGCTCAAGCAGGTGGACTTGCAACTCAAGGACCAGGACACGCCACAACCGATTCTGCTGGACGCCCGCTACAACGCCGCCGGCCAGATCGAGCGGCAAGAGACGGCCAACGGCGTGACCAGTCGCTGGACCTATGACCCGGCCACCGATCAACTGAGCACCCTCAAGGCTGGAAAATCCGGGCAAGCCCTGCTCCAGAACCTGGCGTACCTGCATGACCCCATGGGTAATGTGCTACGTATCGAAGACCTTACCGTCGCCCCTCTGTTCTTTGCCAACCAGCGCATAGAGGGTCATCGCGACTTTACCTACGACTCGCTCTACCGTTTGCTCAGCGCCAGCGGTTTCGAGGGCGCGATACCTCACCTGCATCCCGGCTTACCCGAGCCAGTCGTCCCCATCGACCCCGGGCATCGTTTCAACTACACCCAGCTTTATGACTACGACGCCGGCAACAACCTGACCCGACTGCGTCAATGTTCGCGACGGCAACAATCACACCCGGACACTGCGCATCGACCCTCACAGCAACCGAGGCGTGCAGTGGACCGAAGGCGAACCTGA